The following are encoded together in the Daucus carota subsp. sativus chromosome 5, DH1 v3.0, whole genome shotgun sequence genome:
- the LOC108223671 gene encoding S-adenosylmethionine synthase 5, translated as METFLFTSESVNEGHPDKLCDQISDAVLDACLAQDPDSKVACETCTKTNMVMVFGEITTKADVDYEKIVRETCRNIGFVSADVGLDADNCKVLVNIEQQSPDIAQGVHGHLTKRPEEIGAGDQGHMFGYATDETPELMPLSHVLATKLGARLTDVRKNGTCAWLRPDGKTQVTVEYLNENGAMVPTRVHTVLISTQHDETVTNDEIAADLKEHVIKPVIPEKYLDEKTIFHLNPSGRFVIGGPHGDAGLTGRKIIIDTYGGWGAHGGGAFSGKDPTKVDRSGAYIVRQAAKSIVANGLARRCIVQVSYAIGVPEPLSVFVDTYGTGKIPDREILKIVKETFDFRPGMISINLDLKRGGNGRFLKTAAYGHFGRDDPDFTWEVVKPLKWEKPQA; from the coding sequence ATGGAGACCTTTCTATTTACCTCCGAGTCTGTTAATGAGGGTCACCCAGACAAGCTCTGTGATCAGATCTCCGACGCGGTGTTGGATGCCTGCTTAGCCCAAGATCCCGACAGCAAGGTCGCATGTGAAACTTGCACCAAGACCAACATGGTCATGGTTTTTGGGGAGATTACTACCAAGGCCGATGTTGATTATGAGAAGATTGTCCGTGAGACATGCCGTAACATTGGTTTTGTTTCTGCTGATGTTGGTCTCGATGCTGACAACTGCAAAGTTCTTGTAAACATTGAGCAGCAAAGCCCTGATATTGCCCAGGGTGTTCATGGTCACCTTACTAAGCGTCCTGAGGAGATTGGTGCAGGTGATCAAGGCCATATGTTTGGTTATGCCACTGATGAGACCCCTGAACTTATGCCCCTGAGCCATGTCCTTGCAACCAAACTTGGTGCCCGTCTAACTGATGTTCGCAAGAATGGTACCTGCGCCTGGTTGAGACCTGATGGCAAGACCCAAGTCACTGTTGAGTACCTTAATGAGAATGGTGCCATGGTTCCAACCCGTGTTCACACAGTTCTAATTTCCACCCAACACGATGAGACAGTTACTAATGATGAGATTGCTGCTGACCTCAAAGAGCATGTCATTAAGCCTGTGATCCCAGAGAAATATCTTGATGAGAAGACCATCTTTCACCTTAACCCTTCAGGTCGTTTTGTTATTGGGGGCCCCCATGGTGATGCTGGTCTCACTGGTCGTAAGATCATTATTGACACTTATGGTGGGTGGGGAGCTCACGGAGGGGGTGCTTTTTCTGGAAAGGACCCAACTAAGGTGGACAGAAGTGGTGCGTATATTGTTAGACAAGCTGCCAAGAGCATTGTAGCCAATGGACTTGCTCGGAGATGCATTGTGCAGGTCTCTTACGCTATAGGTGTTCCTGAGCCTTTGTCCGTCTTTGTTGACACCTATGGAACTGGAAAAATCCCAGACAGGGAAATCCTCAAGATAGTAAAAGAAACCTTTGACTTTAGGCCAGGGATGATCTCCATTAACCTTGATCTGAAGAGAGGTGGCAACGGAAGGTTCTTGAAGACAGCAGCCTATGGACATTTCGGAAGGGATGATCCAGACTTCACTTGGGAGGTGGTGAAGCCCCTCAAGTGGGAAAAGCCCCAAGCTTAA